The following proteins come from a genomic window of Edaphobacter sp. 4G125:
- a CDS encoding mechanosensitive ion channel family protein: MWQQVELALSQSAHRALVTLANFLPGLLALLLAVLILTAIGAILAALLKRLLTAIRFDERLSRNPIVPLDWAPSHGPTLLVARAVFWASVVLGFLIGISAFDAAYAGNSQMSFFLLPYLTHSVGAILLFIGGTLLARYLARTVLIEAVNARLQYARFLSVGVKWLVLVLTAATVLDHLEIGGTVVDLAFGILFGGIVLTLSLAIGLGSRDIVSRSLEKNVDTEVLPTDPTYKPQATTETLRHF; the protein is encoded by the coding sequence ATGTGGCAACAAGTCGAACTCGCCCTGAGCCAATCCGCACACCGGGCCCTCGTCACACTGGCCAACTTTCTCCCCGGACTGCTCGCCCTGCTGCTGGCGGTCCTCATCCTCACTGCGATTGGCGCAATCCTGGCCGCGCTCCTGAAGCGCCTGCTCACCGCCATCCGCTTCGACGAACGCCTCTCGCGCAACCCCATCGTTCCTCTCGATTGGGCTCCTTCACACGGCCCCACACTGCTGGTCGCTCGCGCCGTCTTCTGGGCCAGTGTCGTCCTTGGTTTTCTGATTGGCATCTCTGCCTTCGATGCTGCCTACGCCGGCAACTCGCAGATGTCCTTCTTCCTTCTGCCCTACCTGACTCATTCCGTAGGAGCCATCCTGCTCTTCATCGGTGGAACCTTGCTGGCCCGTTATCTCGCTCGCACTGTTCTCATTGAGGCTGTCAATGCCCGGCTCCAGTATGCCCGCTTCCTTTCGGTAGGAGTCAAATGGCTCGTGCTCGTCCTCACCGCAGCCACCGTTCTCGATCACCTTGAGATCGGAGGCACTGTCGTCGACCTCGCATTCGGCATCCTCTTCGGAGGAATCGTCCTCACACTCTCCCTCGCCATCGGGCTCGGCTCACGTGACATCGTTAGCCGCTCCCTCGAGAAGAATGTGGACACCGAAGTCCTTCCTACCGATCCAACCTACAAACCCCAGGCCACTACGGAGACCCTCCGCCACTTCTGA
- the treY gene encoding malto-oligosyltrehalose synthase — MLRVPISTYRLQLHKEFTFEDARSIVEYLRDLGISHVYCSPYLQAAPGSMHGYDVVSHQAVNVELGGAEGHRRFTERLKELRMGQVLDIVPNHMSLGRENRYWWDVLENGASSRYASFFDIDWQPVEERLRDKILVPILADQYGRVLHQEGIRLIREGSSFSVEAAGQTLPVAPQSLQTILGRASEIARSKTLSFLAASFGRLPSPPYEDRRRVLALHNDKMVLYSLLKRVCEEEQGVCEGIDRSVEELNSSEDALDDFLNEQNYRLAYWKTSGQQLGYRRFFDVNSLVALRVEREHVFEETHALVLEWLQQGALDGVRVDHPDGLRDPLEYLRRLRERAPGAWIIGEKILEPGEFLRENWPIQGTTGYDFMYVVGSLQLWPQGLEELTGIYYGFIGKEMAASLSDYATLAHDKKINVSQEALGSDVNRLTSMFVEICESNRDRRDYTQAEVRRAIRELAACLDIYRTYVVPDRNEITEEDHAHIAQAVECAKERRQDIDGDLFDFLCDVLTLRITGRREAEFVLRFQQFTGPVMAKGVEDTVFYCYNRLSGMNEVGGNPVGTGIDVAEFHAYCEKMQATHPLTMTALATHDTKRSDDVRARLAVLTEIAPRFGSSIQRWARMNAGFRRRSVTGAMPDANTEYLYYQTLIGAWPLTVDRAQTYMLKAVREAKMQTSWIANNKEFEDALMEFIARTLEHAPFVKELEQFVERVKSAGRVNSLTQTLMKHTVPGVPDLYQGTEVWDLSLVDPDNRRPVDYERRRQLLADMQALTGPDIAAQIMQNAEEGMPKMWVIHQALRLRREHPEWFGAEAGYRLLGVEGARAEYVIAYLRGDSVATIVPRWMLKLAGAWRDTAIALPDGRWVNRLTGMMVQGRVAMKNLFREFPVALLVREDARDA; from the coding sequence ATGTTGCGTGTTCCCATCTCTACGTATCGTCTTCAACTTCACAAAGAATTTACATTCGAGGATGCTCGATCGATCGTGGAGTATCTGCGCGACCTTGGAATATCGCATGTGTACTGCTCTCCTTACTTGCAAGCGGCTCCCGGAAGTATGCATGGATACGATGTGGTCTCGCATCAGGCCGTGAACGTGGAACTGGGGGGTGCAGAGGGGCATCGGCGTTTCACAGAGCGGCTCAAGGAGTTGAGGATGGGACAGGTGCTGGATATCGTGCCGAACCATATGTCCCTGGGGAGAGAGAATCGCTACTGGTGGGACGTACTGGAGAATGGAGCGTCGAGCCGGTATGCGTCATTTTTCGATATCGACTGGCAGCCAGTAGAAGAAAGGCTTCGGGACAAGATTCTTGTTCCTATCCTGGCCGACCAGTATGGGAGAGTGTTGCATCAGGAGGGAATCCGCCTTATACGCGAAGGAAGTAGTTTTAGCGTTGAAGCGGCCGGGCAGACACTACCCGTGGCACCGCAATCGCTACAGACGATTTTAGGCAGGGCGTCGGAGATAGCGAGATCGAAGACGCTCAGTTTTCTAGCGGCATCTTTCGGGAGGTTGCCGTCACCGCCTTATGAAGACCGTCGGCGGGTTCTTGCACTTCATAACGACAAGATGGTGCTGTACTCACTTCTAAAGCGAGTGTGTGAAGAGGAGCAGGGTGTCTGCGAAGGAATCGATCGATCGGTTGAGGAATTGAACAGCAGTGAAGATGCGTTGGATGATTTTTTGAACGAACAGAACTACCGATTGGCTTATTGGAAGACCTCGGGACAGCAACTGGGCTATCGCAGATTCTTTGATGTGAACTCGCTGGTGGCATTGCGGGTGGAGCGCGAGCACGTCTTCGAAGAGACACATGCTCTTGTGCTGGAGTGGCTGCAACAAGGAGCTCTAGATGGCGTTCGGGTGGACCATCCTGATGGTCTGCGTGACCCGTTGGAGTATCTCCGCAGATTGCGTGAACGGGCACCGGGTGCCTGGATTATCGGCGAAAAGATTCTGGAGCCGGGGGAGTTTCTTCGAGAGAACTGGCCGATCCAGGGTACGACGGGATATGACTTCATGTATGTCGTCGGAAGTCTTCAGCTATGGCCACAAGGGCTGGAGGAGCTTACGGGAATCTATTACGGATTTATTGGCAAAGAGATGGCGGCATCTCTTTCGGACTACGCTACGCTGGCCCACGATAAGAAGATCAATGTTTCGCAAGAGGCGTTAGGGAGTGATGTAAACCGTCTAACCTCGATGTTTGTGGAGATCTGTGAGTCGAATCGGGACCGACGCGACTACACGCAAGCCGAGGTCCGAAGAGCCATTCGTGAACTGGCTGCGTGCCTTGATATCTACCGCACCTATGTTGTTCCCGACCGGAACGAGATTACAGAGGAAGATCATGCGCACATTGCACAGGCGGTTGAGTGCGCAAAGGAGAGGCGTCAGGATATCGATGGCGACCTCTTCGATTTTTTGTGCGATGTTTTGACACTACGGATCACGGGGAGACGAGAAGCCGAGTTTGTTCTGCGCTTTCAGCAGTTCACCGGGCCGGTGATGGCAAAGGGTGTGGAAGATACAGTGTTCTATTGCTACAACCGGCTCTCCGGGATGAATGAGGTCGGAGGAAACCCGGTGGGTACAGGAATCGATGTGGCGGAGTTCCACGCGTATTGCGAGAAGATGCAGGCGACTCATCCGTTGACGATGACAGCGTTGGCGACTCACGATACCAAGCGCAGCGACGATGTACGAGCGCGTTTAGCGGTGCTTACGGAGATTGCACCACGATTTGGATCGTCTATTCAGCGATGGGCAAGGATGAATGCGGGGTTTCGCAGACGATCGGTGACGGGGGCGATGCCAGACGCGAATACAGAGTATCTCTACTACCAGACTTTGATTGGTGCATGGCCGCTGACTGTTGATCGCGCTCAGACTTACATGCTGAAGGCTGTACGTGAGGCGAAGATGCAGACGTCGTGGATTGCCAACAATAAAGAGTTTGAAGATGCGTTGATGGAGTTTATCGCTCGAACGCTGGAGCATGCTCCTTTCGTGAAGGAGCTTGAGCAGTTCGTTGAGCGCGTAAAGAGCGCAGGGAGAGTGAACTCACTGACGCAAACACTGATGAAGCATACGGTACCTGGCGTTCCAGACCTTTATCAAGGGACGGAAGTATGGGACCTGAGCCTGGTCGATCCGGATAACAGACGACCAGTCGATTATGAGCGGCGCAGGCAATTGCTTGCTGATATGCAAGCTCTAACCGGCCCCGACATTGCCGCGCAGATTATGCAGAACGCCGAAGAGGGGATGCCGAAGATGTGGGTGATTCATCAGGCGCTCAGGCTAAGACGTGAACATCCGGAATGGTTTGGGGCGGAGGCGGGTTATCGTCTGTTGGGCGTAGAAGGCGCGCGCGCAGAATATGTGATCGCATATCTGCGAGGAGATTCCGTAGCCACGATTGTGCCGCGATGGATGTTGAAGCTGGCGGGTGCATGGAGAGATACAGCCATCGCTCTTCCCGATGGCAGATGGGTAAATCGCCTTACTGGAATGATGGTGCAGGGGAGAGTGGCGATGAAAAACCTGTTTCGTGAATTTCCAGTTGCGCTACTGGTGCGGGAGGATGCGCGCGATGCATGA
- the treZ gene encoding malto-oligosyltrehalose trehalohydrolase, which translates to MHEFRVWAPNVRKIAVRVGSMDYPMQPVGEHGWWRAEVEEAGPGTDYSFLLGDDPTPYPDPRAMWMPNGVHGPSRVYGTGRFAWSDQRWQAPPLFSGVIYEMHVGTFTPEGTFDGAITKLDYLAELGITHVELMPIAEFPGDFGWGYDGVALFAVREAYGGPDGLKRFVDACHVRGLAVLLDVVYNHFGPVGNYTGKFGPYLTNRHSTPWGEAVNLEFEESDQVRRFFCDNALMWMEEYHIDGLRLDAVHEYMDRSAIHFMEQLAMEVEELSARLGRQFVLIAESDLNDPRVVRSREANGYGMDAQWNDDFHHSLFTVLDSDAPRKGYYGDFGTMASLVKALTQGFVYDGMYSEYRRRVHGRRAEGLSMHRFVGFIQNHDQVGNRAIGDRLEHIVGLDRAKAALGLVLTAPFIPLLFQGEEFAASTPFQYFAHHEDREMARSVSWGRKREFAAFGWRPEEVPDPESRATFERSKLQWGEIGERPHAEMLDWCKRLIAFRRHSASLNQGEPGTTQVRFDEVGRWLVMDRGEVRFLLNLGENPVEFNKNDDYRLVLSSNPDIEIHGAGILLAPSRCAILWRSTV; encoded by the coding sequence ATGCATGAGTTTCGCGTATGGGCTCCGAACGTAAGGAAGATTGCGGTTCGGGTGGGATCAATGGATTACCCGATGCAGCCTGTTGGAGAACATGGTTGGTGGAGAGCTGAGGTAGAAGAAGCTGGTCCGGGAACGGACTATTCTTTTCTGCTGGGAGATGATCCCACGCCGTATCCGGACCCAAGGGCAATGTGGATGCCGAACGGAGTGCATGGACCTTCTCGCGTATACGGGACTGGCCGGTTTGCATGGAGTGATCAGCGATGGCAGGCCCCTCCGCTTTTCAGCGGAGTGATCTACGAGATGCATGTCGGGACGTTCACGCCGGAGGGGACGTTCGATGGCGCGATTACGAAGTTGGATTATCTTGCGGAACTGGGCATTACTCATGTCGAGTTAATGCCGATTGCCGAATTTCCTGGCGACTTTGGCTGGGGATACGATGGCGTCGCCTTATTCGCAGTGCGCGAAGCCTATGGAGGGCCAGATGGCCTGAAGCGATTTGTCGATGCCTGTCATGTGCGGGGATTGGCTGTGCTGTTGGACGTGGTCTATAACCACTTCGGGCCGGTGGGGAACTATACGGGAAAGTTCGGACCTTACCTTACAAATCGTCATTCCACTCCGTGGGGCGAGGCGGTCAATCTGGAGTTTGAAGAGAGCGATCAGGTACGGCGGTTCTTCTGCGATAACGCTTTGATGTGGATGGAGGAGTACCACATCGATGGACTCCGCCTGGATGCTGTGCACGAGTATATGGACCGATCGGCGATCCACTTTATGGAACAACTTGCAATGGAGGTGGAAGAGCTTTCTGCGCGCTTGGGAAGGCAGTTCGTGCTGATTGCAGAGAGCGATCTGAATGACCCGCGTGTCGTTCGTTCGCGTGAGGCAAATGGTTATGGGATGGATGCCCAGTGGAACGATGATTTTCATCACTCGCTCTTTACGGTGCTTGATTCGGATGCTCCAAGAAAAGGCTATTACGGCGACTTTGGCACCATGGCGAGTCTGGTCAAAGCGCTTACACAAGGTTTTGTGTATGACGGGATGTACTCCGAATATCGTCGACGGGTTCATGGGCGTCGTGCGGAAGGGCTATCGATGCATCGCTTCGTGGGGTTTATCCAGAATCACGACCAGGTAGGAAACCGAGCTATTGGCGATCGCCTGGAACACATCGTCGGGCTGGATCGAGCGAAGGCAGCGCTCGGTCTGGTACTGACTGCACCGTTTATTCCCTTGTTGTTTCAGGGTGAGGAGTTTGCCGCCTCTACTCCGTTTCAGTACTTTGCCCATCATGAGGATCGAGAGATGGCCCGGTCGGTTTCTTGGGGACGTAAGAGGGAGTTTGCGGCCTTCGGGTGGCGTCCAGAAGAGGTGCCTGATCCGGAGAGCAGGGCGACTTTTGAGAGATCTAAGCTCCAGTGGGGTGAGATCGGTGAGAGACCGCATGCGGAGATGCTGGATTGGTGCAAGCGCCTGATTGCCTTCCGGCGGCATTCGGCCTCGTTGAATCAGGGGGAACCAGGAACGACACAGGTCCGTTTTGACGAGGTTGGCCGATGGCTCGTGATGGACCGAGGTGAGGTGCGGTTCCTGCTGAACCTGGGAGAAAATCCGGTTGAGTTCAATAAGAACGACGATTATCGCCTGGTGCTCTCGTCCAATCCGGATATCGAGATTCATGGGGCGGGCATCTTATTGGCGCCATCCCGATGTGCCATTCTTTGGAGATCCACTGTCTAG
- a CDS encoding DUF5666 domain-containing protein gives MMWTKKAVLAVSLIVTGIGVEGAQPYAVAQGAPAAARQIGTVKAVSGNTLTLATDNGSQVSVSVAEGARILQLAPGSTDLKSAQQIALSDIAVGDRVLVTGKAADDSSFAASRVILMKSTAIAQKNESEKADWQRRGAGGLVNAVNGTTLTISSGTKKIQVETTAATKFRRYAEDSVKFEDAKPGTLDQIRAGDQLQVRGNKSEDGSTIQAEEIVSGTFKNLAGTIATLNPAANTMTLKDLATKKTMTVSVTANSDLRKLPPEMAARLAARARGGASSNGERGAGGPPPQGAAGAGTPHEAGAMGRPARAEGGDLSQMLSRLPTETLADLKTGDAVMIVATELTPGSDKVTAVTMLSGVEPILAAAPSGSPAMTLSPWNLGGGAAAAESAGGPQ, from the coding sequence ATGATGTGGACGAAGAAAGCTGTTTTGGCGGTTTCTCTCATCGTTACGGGAATTGGGGTAGAAGGGGCGCAGCCATATGCTGTGGCACAGGGCGCGCCCGCTGCAGCTCGCCAGATCGGAACTGTTAAGGCGGTTTCCGGTAACACCCTGACGCTGGCTACGGATAATGGTTCGCAGGTCAGCGTAAGCGTCGCGGAAGGCGCCCGCATTCTCCAGTTGGCGCCCGGCAGCACGGATTTGAAGTCGGCCCAGCAGATTGCCTTGAGCGATATTGCTGTGGGCGACCGTGTTCTGGTGACAGGAAAGGCGGCGGACGACAGCTCGTTCGCCGCGTCTCGTGTCATCTTGATGAAGTCTACTGCCATCGCGCAGAAAAATGAGTCTGAAAAGGCCGATTGGCAGCGACGGGGAGCAGGCGGTCTGGTTAATGCCGTCAATGGCACGACGCTCACCATCTCTTCCGGAACCAAAAAGATTCAGGTCGAGACGACAGCGGCTACGAAGTTCCGGCGCTATGCCGAGGATTCGGTCAAGTTTGAAGACGCGAAGCCGGGGACTCTGGATCAGATCAGGGCGGGTGATCAGCTTCAGGTGCGAGGCAATAAGTCCGAAGATGGATCGACGATTCAAGCCGAGGAGATTGTAAGCGGAACTTTCAAGAACCTGGCTGGAACGATTGCAACGCTGAATCCTGCCGCCAACACCATGACGCTTAAGGACCTTGCGACGAAGAAGACCATGACCGTCAGTGTTACCGCCAATTCTGACCTGCGGAAGCTGCCTCCTGAGATGGCGGCGCGACTTGCGGCTCGTGCGCGCGGAGGTGCTTCGTCGAATGGAGAGAGAGGCGCGGGAGGACCTCCTCCTCAAGGCGCTGCCGGTGCGGGGACCCCGCATGAAGCTGGAGCAATGGGTCGTCCGGCGCGGGCCGAGGGAGGCGATCTGTCCCAGATGCTCTCCCGCCTGCCGACCGAGACACTTGCAGATTTGAAGACGGGCGATGCCGTAATGATTGTTGCCACGGAACTAACGCCGGGCAGCGACAAAGTAACCGCCGTGACAATGCTTTCAGGAGTGGAACCGATCCTGGCAGCAGCGCCGAGCGGGTCTCCAGCTATGACGCTCTCACCGTGGAATTTGGGCGGTGGAGCGGCAGCGGCTGAGAGCGCAGGCGGCCCACAGTAA
- a CDS encoding TonB-dependent receptor, producing MGFRRTLKVFLFLLIALMPLGLRAQSAGGTVHGTVTDPDGAVIPGAAVTLTPPKGKEVVVQSKNDGSYSVSGVTPGTYAVTATMTGFATFVRQNVHVTAGQSLELDIKMALQVESQEVQVTAQNQQVSVDADSNASSTIIKGKDLDSLSDDPDELSSELSALAGPSAGPSGGQIYVDGFTGGQLPPKSSIREIRINQNPFTAQYDKPGYGRVEVFTKPGTDKFHGSYSIQGGDKSFNTSNPFLGPGNTQPDYHTVFMIGSINGPINHSSSFTVGGSHRNIEDNSIVNPGGFYASSADATKPCMPGDLTCTYYPSIPASVRAVAHPQTRSDISPRVDFALGEKNTLTIRYQYYVNGTKNNGVGNTTLATAGYNSEATEHTIQVSDTQIVSSRVINETRFEYQRDYSTQDPLSTDPTLSVQGIFTAGGSSQGKQHSTQDHIEVQNYTSIALEKHFLRLGGRLRTTSESLTSYQGANGTFTYSYLLDPCTDPNPSIKKPSNCASNVTVPCDKLNSGISSYQCGIPGQYAITAINKPTIHARLTDVGLYAEDDWKPKQNLTVSVGVRYEAQNVINSAHDIAPRVSFAWGIPRGGGKSPVTVIRGGYGIFYDRFSLDNYANTLQLDGSAQVRSTYINPGSSCGPQDPSGCGTATASRGTIYSLGDGIRSSYTLQAAIGIDQQIGRVGKISVNYVNSRGLHEYLSRNYFDPATANSSYNYQFQSGGVYRQNQLMVNGNSRLRGVNLFGFYALSFADANTTGASFFPTSNTNTRADYGPASFARRQFGVFGGSMNFRYGITASPFLIAMAGQPYNIITGLDPNGTSIYNARPYFVNGNRGNCANPADFSATQTGGLVAVPYNYCTGPANATFNLRLAKVFGFGPKIGGANSGGGSGPQGQGRHGGGGRGGFGPMGMSASSGHRYTFTLGAQAMNLFNMVPYGTPTSSLSSPRFGQFTTLATGPFSSQTAVRRIMLQATFNF from the coding sequence ATGGGATTTCGCAGGACACTGAAGGTCTTTTTGTTTCTTTTGATTGCCTTGATGCCTCTGGGGCTGAGAGCGCAGTCCGCAGGAGGGACGGTGCATGGCACCGTTACAGATCCTGATGGAGCGGTGATTCCAGGGGCGGCGGTTACGTTGACTCCGCCGAAAGGGAAAGAAGTTGTTGTTCAATCAAAAAACGACGGCAGTTATTCAGTCTCTGGTGTAACTCCGGGAACATATGCTGTAACTGCGACGATGACCGGCTTCGCGACGTTTGTGCGGCAGAACGTTCATGTCACAGCAGGGCAGTCGCTGGAACTTGATATTAAGATGGCCCTCCAGGTGGAGTCGCAGGAGGTCCAGGTTACGGCGCAGAATCAGCAGGTCAGCGTAGATGCCGACAGCAATGCCAGCTCGACAATCATCAAAGGTAAGGATCTGGACTCGCTCTCCGACGATCCAGACGAGCTTTCGTCTGAGCTTTCCGCGCTTGCTGGACCCTCTGCCGGTCCCAGCGGTGGCCAGATCTACGTCGATGGATTTACCGGCGGCCAACTTCCTCCGAAGTCCTCGATTCGTGAGATTCGTATCAACCAGAACCCGTTCACGGCTCAGTACGACAAGCCGGGCTATGGACGTGTTGAGGTCTTCACCAAGCCGGGCACCGATAAGTTCCATGGGAGCTATAGCATCCAAGGTGGCGACAAATCCTTCAACACCTCCAATCCCTTTCTTGGCCCGGGCAATACGCAGCCGGATTACCACACGGTCTTTATGATCGGGAGCATCAACGGGCCGATCAATCACTCTTCATCGTTTACAGTCGGAGGCTCGCACCGCAATATCGAGGACAACTCGATCGTGAACCCGGGTGGTTTTTATGCCAGCTCGGCGGACGCGACGAAGCCTTGCATGCCGGGGGATCTAACCTGCACCTACTATCCCTCGATTCCGGCGTCGGTACGCGCTGTGGCGCATCCGCAGACGCGTAGCGATATTTCACCACGAGTCGATTTTGCTCTGGGTGAGAAGAATACGCTGACCATCCGCTACCAGTACTACGTCAATGGGACGAAGAACAACGGAGTGGGCAATACAACCCTGGCGACCGCTGGATACAACAGCGAAGCGACAGAACACACGATCCAGGTGAGCGATACGCAGATCGTGAGCTCGCGAGTCATCAACGAGACCCGGTTTGAATATCAGCGGGATTACTCGACACAAGACCCGCTCAGTACCGATCCGACGCTCTCAGTTCAGGGTATCTTTACGGCTGGGGGTTCGAGCCAGGGTAAGCAGCACAGCACTCAAGACCATATTGAAGTGCAGAACTATACATCGATTGCTCTTGAGAAACACTTTCTCCGCTTAGGCGGAAGACTGCGGACGACGTCAGAGTCGTTGACCTCCTATCAGGGCGCGAATGGGACGTTTACCTATTCCTACCTTCTCGATCCGTGCACCGATCCAAATCCAAGCATCAAGAAGCCAAGCAATTGTGCTTCCAATGTGACGGTACCCTGCGACAAGCTGAATTCGGGTATCTCGTCATATCAATGCGGTATTCCAGGACAGTATGCGATTACGGCGATCAATAAGCCTACAATTCATGCTCGTCTTACCGATGTAGGACTTTACGCAGAAGATGACTGGAAGCCAAAGCAGAATCTGACGGTCAGCGTTGGAGTCCGTTACGAGGCGCAAAATGTCATCAATAGTGCCCACGATATTGCTCCACGCGTGTCTTTCGCCTGGGGTATTCCCCGGGGCGGAGGCAAGTCGCCGGTGACAGTGATCCGTGGAGGATACGGCATCTTCTATGACCGTTTCTCCCTGGACAATTACGCCAACACCCTTCAGCTCGATGGCTCGGCGCAAGTTCGATCGACCTATATCAATCCTGGTAGCTCTTGTGGTCCGCAGGATCCAAGTGGTTGTGGCACTGCTACAGCAAGCCGCGGAACCATCTACTCCTTGGGAGACGGGATTCGTAGTTCGTATACGCTGCAGGCTGCTATCGGTATCGACCAGCAGATTGGGCGCGTGGGAAAAATCTCGGTTAATTATGTAAACTCTCGCGGCCTGCATGAGTACTTGAGCCGGAACTACTTTGACCCTGCTACTGCAAACAGCTCATATAACTATCAGTTCCAGTCGGGAGGGGTCTATCGTCAGAACCAACTGATGGTGAATGGAAACAGCCGTCTGCGTGGTGTAAATCTGTTTGGCTTCTATGCGCTTAGCTTTGCGGATGCGAATACAACGGGAGCGAGTTTCTTTCCCACCAGCAATACGAATACCCGGGCCGACTATGGTCCAGCGAGTTTTGCTCGTCGCCAATTTGGAGTCTTCGGCGGCAGCATGAATTTTCGTTATGGTATTACGGCTAGTCCATTCTTGATCGCGATGGCCGGACAGCCATACAACATCATTACCGGTCTCGATCCGAATGGGACATCGATCTATAACGCTCGGCCGTATTTTGTGAATGGAAATCGCGGTAACTGTGCGAACCCTGCCGACTTCAGTGCAACACAGACCGGCGGTCTTGTCGCGGTTCCATATAACTATTGCACGGGACCGGCGAATGCTACCTTCAATCTTCGGTTAGCCAAGGTCTTCGGTTTTGGGCCGAAGATTGGTGGAGCGAATTCTGGAGGCGGTTCAGGGCCGCAGGGGCAAGGACGACATGGCGGTGGTGGCCGAGGTGGATTTGGCCCGATGGGCATGAGCGCAAGTTCTGGACATCGCTATACGTTCACGCTCGGAGCGCAAGCGATGAACCTGTTCAATATGGTCCCTTACGGAACTCCGACGAGCAGCTTGAGCTCTCCGCGGTTTGGTCAATTTACCACGCTGGCGACAGGGCCATTCAGCTCGCAGACAGCGGTGCGGCGCATCATGCTGCAAGCCACGTTCAACTTCTAA
- the hmgA gene encoding homogentisate 1,2-dioxygenase, which translates to MSDLHYFTGFGNEFATEALPHALPIGQNSPQKSPLGLYTEQLSGSPFTAPRSTNRRTWTYRIRPSVMHKPYERIENGLVRSTPFNEIETPPNQLRWDPLPLPSKATDFIDGLTTLAGNGDASMHSGVAIHIYAASSSMKNRFFYSADGELLFVPQLGRLLLHTELGIIELSPGEIAVVPRGIKFRVELRDKQARGYLLENYGQPFRLPDLGPIGANGLANSRDFLTPHAAFDDRDKSSFQVVAKFLGNLWTTEFDHSPLDVVAWHGNYAPYKYDLHRFNCINTVSYDHPDPSIFTVLTSPSEIPGTANVDFVLFPPRWMVAEHTFRPPWFHRNFMNEFMGLIEGEYDAKAEGFVPGGASLHNCMSGHGPDAESFDRAVKSELKPLKLEGTLAFMFETRFICRPTKFAMDTAARQHEYYTCWLPLKKNFKSK; encoded by the coding sequence ATGTCTGATCTTCACTACTTCACCGGCTTTGGAAATGAGTTCGCTACTGAAGCCCTTCCTCACGCTCTTCCGATTGGTCAAAACTCTCCCCAAAAGTCTCCTCTTGGGCTTTACACCGAGCAGCTCAGCGGAAGCCCCTTTACCGCGCCGCGAAGTACAAATCGTCGAACGTGGACCTATAGGATTCGCCCCTCTGTCATGCACAAGCCGTATGAACGGATCGAGAACGGACTTGTCCGCTCGACTCCATTCAACGAGATTGAAACTCCACCGAATCAGCTACGATGGGACCCGCTCCCACTTCCTTCAAAAGCCACGGACTTCATCGACGGGTTGACGACTCTCGCCGGTAACGGTGATGCAAGCATGCACTCCGGAGTCGCGATTCACATCTATGCTGCGAGCTCCAGTATGAAAAACCGCTTCTTTTACTCTGCCGACGGAGAACTCCTCTTCGTGCCGCAACTGGGGCGTCTTCTACTCCACACAGAGCTTGGGATTATTGAGCTATCTCCCGGCGAGATCGCTGTTGTGCCACGAGGAATCAAATTCCGTGTTGAGCTTCGTGACAAGCAAGCCCGCGGATATCTCCTGGAGAACTATGGTCAACCCTTCCGTCTTCCCGATCTCGGTCCAATCGGAGCCAACGGTCTTGCAAACTCGCGCGACTTCCTAACTCCACACGCTGCCTTTGACGATCGCGACAAAAGCAGTTTTCAGGTCGTCGCAAAGTTTCTAGGAAACCTCTGGACCACAGAGTTCGACCACTCGCCGCTTGACGTTGTCGCGTGGCACGGAAACTATGCGCCTTATAAATATGATCTCCACCGATTCAACTGCATTAACACCGTAAGCTACGATCACCCGGACCCTTCCATCTTTACAGTGCTGACCTCTCCCAGCGAGATTCCCGGGACGGCTAACGTCGACTTCGTGCTCTTTCCTCCGCGCTGGATGGTAGCCGAGCACACTTTCCGTCCTCCCTGGTTCCATCGCAACTTCATGAACGAATTCATGGGCCTGATCGAAGGAGAGTATGACGCCAAGGCCGAAGGCTTTGTCCCAGGCGGAGCCAGTCTGCATAACTGCATGTCAGGACACGGCCCCGATGCGGAGAGTTTCGACCGCGCCGTAAAATCCGAACTCAAACCCTTAAAACTCGAAGGCACCCTTGCCTTCATGTTTGAGACTCGATTTATCTGCCGCCCTACAAAATTTGCAATGGATACAGCCGCTCGCCAGCACGAGTACTACACCTGCTGGCTGCCTTTGAAGAAGAACTTCAAATCGAAGTAG